The segment AGTTCCGAGATGGTCGCCATGAGGACGATCTCCCATAGGATGGAACTGTGCCAGGGCCCTTCTACCCACAGGTCAAGATCGCCATCATCGGTAAGGGAAAGGCTCACTTCTGAAGGATCGAAACGGAAGTTCTTGAGATACTCAAGATAGGATGGTTTGAAAAAAGGGCAATTCTCCTTAAGCCAGAGGTATTCCTCATCGGTCAGCGCCAGTCCGACAATGTCCTCATCAATGGTCCTGCGCAGTTCTGCCACGAACTCGGAATTGAACCGCTGGTCTCCCCTGTTTATGAAATGATACTCAGCACGAGCATCAGGGAAGAGTTCCAGCACAGCCATCTGCATTGTGAACTTGTAAAGGTCATTGTCCAGTATCGATCGGATCACATGAGGTCTTCCTTTTTAGGCACTGACTATAGCATTGCCTTATATGAATGTACATATCGAAACCAATATATAAAAATACAGGCTCTCAAATGCAATCAGGATATTGAAAGCTTACAAAAAGTGGTAAAATGGAAGATCGTACAAAAGGAATTCTCTACATGCTGACGGTTGTTGCCATCTGGGGATTCTCCTTCGTTGCAACAAAGGTGCTGCTGAATTATCTTGATCCTGCAACCATCGGATTTACCCGCTTCTTCATTGCTACCGTTCTACTATTTGCGATCTGCAGGAAAAGGGAAAAATACGCACTTGATGAAGTAAAGTACGTTGCAATTGCTGGTTTCCTGGGAATCACCTGCTACTACATGTTCGAGAACGTAGCACTTACATTCACAACTGCCACCAACTCTTCCCTCATCGGCGCAACAGTTCCGGTATTCTTCCTGTTTACCATAGATGCCCTCAGGAGGAAATTTTCAAAAACAACAAAGTATATTGGTGCCTTCATCGCGTTTGTCGGGGTAGGGTTATTGATACTAAACGGAACTTTCAACCTTAACCTGAATCCGCTGGGAGATTTCCTGATGTTCGGATCGGTCTTTTCCTGGATATTCTACACCCTGATCATCGACCGTCTGGGTTCAAGGAATATGCTTATTGTATCCCGAGATCTTACATTGTCAGGTACGATCTTTCTCCTTCCATTTGCACTTTACGAAGCACAGGATCTCAGGATAGATATATTCTCTCAAAATGACCTCCTGGTAGTTGTTGCTGCTCTCATTTACCTGGGGTTATTCTGCTCAGCACTGGGCTTCCTGTTCTGGAACAAGGCAATACATCTCGCAGGCTCCAGTACCACTACCAATGGAATCTACCTTCTCCCGCTTGTAACAATTATAGGAGACAGCATAATAATCGGGAATGTGCCGAACATCTATGTTATGATCGGGACAATGCTTGTCCTTGCTGGTGTTTACCTTTCCGAACGTAACGGAAATGGTCGTATGAAAGATCAATGACAGTATCTGTCTCCCTTCATGTTGATAAGTAAGTTTTCAAATCATGAAAGGTCGCACCGGATGGCTTCTTCCCCGGTCTCAGCATCGCGATATGTTTTTCGCCGCTTTGTGTACCTGTTCCGGTATCCACAGATAATGAAGATGCAGTCTATCTTTGTGAAATGTTCACACTTCATGCATTCCAACAATTCGATGTCCCGGTTGAGCTAGGGGCAGTTCTCGATCCATCCTTCAAGAACCGGAAATTTGTTTTTATGTTCTATTGTATCACCACATAATATGGGGTGTTAAAGACCAATATATATTTTGTCCAGCCAACAAAAGTAAAATATCGACCCCCCCCCCACATATTATATAAATATAAGACATAAAGTTATATATTTTATAAGTTGAAATAGTTATGTTGGAAAAGAAATGGGAAATAGTTGATCAAAATGGTCGATAAAAAAATCTGCACCTGTTTGAATTGTGGAAATTGTTTTTGTGAAAGGGACCCTGAACTATTATTAAAGGAAGGGTGCCAAAATTGCATTTGTAAAGAAGTTGGACCTAGCTTTAGTCTTTTAGGTATGAAAAAATGCTAATCTGTTCGTGAATTTAATTTAGATAGTAAACAGATTTGCATAAATAAAAAGGAACTGAGAAACAAACCAATGTTCCTCAGTATTTAGCGATAAGTCTCTCGCAATTTACTCATACCTCAAAGCATCCACCGGATTCAGCTTCGATGCATTCTTTGCAGGCATCAGGCCAGCCACCATGCCAACTCCGATCGAAACGATGGTTGCCATCGCTGTTGCCTTCAGGCTCAGTGTGAATGCAAATGGTATCTTCAGCTGCATGGAGATCAGGAACACGATGAACTGAACGATGGCCGTTCCCAGCAGGATACCAAGCAGACCGCCTACAAGACCTATTAAGGCAGCATTGCACAGGAATATCATGAGGATGTCCTCATTTCTGGCACCTATCGCTTTCATTATACCGATCTCCTTTGTTTTCTCAAGCACTGAGGTGAACATTGTGTTGGCAATGCCAACTGAGCCTACCAGCAGGGAGATCCCTGCAATGAATGCCAGGAATGCAGTCAGAGCGGTGATCAGCTTATTGGTACCTTCCATGATCTCCTTTTGTGAGGAGATATAGAAGTCCTTTGTATCCTCATCGACACGTCTTGATAACTTCAGTTTATTTTCCATGTCATCAAGCACAGCATTCACATCGGATCCTTCGTAAAGCATCACTTCAATGGAATCATAGACACCTTCCTCTTTTGCAAATGCATCATCCTCGGCCTGAAGATCATATACATCGTCGCATGACATGTACACACTACTGCCGAACATACTGCTTATGCCCCCAAGAAGTCCGTCACCTTTTGCAAGGATGCCGACAACCCTGTATGACCTTTCATTCAGGACGATCATCTGGTTAAGCCTTATCTTCTTATCCTTGAAAGCCTCGTTCGAAAGTGAATCAGAGATCACCACGACATTCCTGTCACCGGGTTTTAGCATCCGCCCCTCGGCGATCTTCTCCGTGGTCATCTTCTCCCATACCTTCGGGTCCACACCGCTTATCCATACGGATGTTTCCTCGCCACTCATGTCCAGTAATGCACTGCTTTCCACTTTTACATTGATGTACTCGACCTCAGGGATGCGTTCAAGGGTCTGAACATCCTTTTTTGTTAGCTTTGCCTGTGCATCCATGTCAGGGTCTTCAAGGTACTCATTATACTCCTGCCCCTCAACAGGTTCAGCACCTACTTCTTCTTCATCGATGACCTGAAAGGGAGTAGAAGCGACGATGGTGATAGTATCACCTCCGAATCCTTCCAACGTCTTGGTAACCTGGTCCTGGAAGAACTCGCCTGTGGTCACCACGGTCATGACAGAGGCTATGCCTATGATAACTCCAATGATCGTAAGCCAGCTTCTCAGCTTGTTACCCTTGACCATGTTCAATGATATCTTTAATATCTTCGCCGGTTTCATTATGAACACCCTAAAAAAAAAGAAGCATCAGAGCTTTTTCTTCTTATAGAACACAAAGCCTGCAACACAAGCGACTGCAAAAGCAAGGACCACCCAGCTCTTTGATCCGCTACTCTTGGCTGATTCCTGTATTAACACCGGCTTTGATGCAAGTACTGACAACTCCTTGTCCTGAACTTCCCTTTCACCGTCACTTGAGGTATATGCGATCTGGAATTTCAGTGGAAGGAACTCACCGTAAGTGTCAGGTGTGATCCCAAAATCTGCTATTGTGTAGTCACCTTTCTGAAGACTGCCAAGAACTACAGAATTTGAGCCGCCATTCACATTCCAGCCTTCCTGATCAGGGATTGAGATCGTTACAGAACTTGCCTTGTTGTTACCGATGTTTGAAACCGAGAAAGAATAATCCCCTCTCTGAGTCTGTTCGACAAAGACGATATCAAAGTCAGTTGTACCTCCGATGTAGATACCCGCTTTACTCTCAATGGTCTTACGTTTCTGGTTCTCCAGCGTTCCGGCCTGCGTGATGGTCTGCAGTTCCTCCACATCATCATAAACAAGTGTCATATCCAGCTTGTATAGTCCGGGTTTTGTGTTGACGTTCGTCAATACCTGATACTCCACTGTGGCATTCTCACCAATATCGATGAAATTGATGTACTTCACATTGCTTGAACCAACAGGAAGTATAAGATCACTTGTGCTTTCCCAGGAGAACATGGCATTCTTCAGAGGAGAGTTTCCCACGTTCTTTATCACAAAGGAGAGATTGGTCTTTTTCCCAGGAACCAGTTTTTCAAGGCTGATGGATTCGATCTCGGCATTGGATTCACTATCAATATCTATCATGACCTCCTGCTTCAGAGAAGCATGATCCCTGTTGCCCTGCTCATAGACCAGTACTTCAAGGGGATATTGCCCTGCATTGACATTGTTGTCAACCAGAAGTTCGAACTTCACAACCTTGCTGTTCTCATCTTCATAGCGTTTTCCAAGCTTTCCGATGTTCTCGATTATCGGCTGTCCTGAAACTTTGCTGAAAGGATATTTAGGTACAAGCTCAACAACAACATTATCGGTTGTACTTGACCTGGTATTCTGGACGGAAAACCTGATCTCGAGAATATCACCGGGTTTTACCGGATCAGGGTTCTGGTTCAGGAGATCGACGATCAATCCCCTGTCTGAATTGGTCAGTGCCATTGCAGTTTGTCCGAATGCTATTGAAATGAAGAGAAATAATACTATAATACTTGAAAGCTTTTTAGAATTCATATCGATCACTTTGTTTAGATATTGTGATAATCAAAAGTTGTCTGTGAACCATCCACGGAAAAATTATCATTGGGTTCATCGCGAACTATCTGACCGTCCTTCAGAACGATGTGTCTTTCAGCATACTGTGCGAGGTTCATATCATGGGTTACCATGACCACGGTCTTTCCTTTTTCTTTCCAGAGCCTTTGAAGAATGTTCATGACCTCACGCCCGGTCTTACTGTCCAGTGCACCGGTTGGTTCGTCTGCGAGAATCAGTTCCGGATCACATGCCAGAGATCGGGCTATGGAGACACGTTGCTGCTGGCCACCCGAAAGCTGGTTGGGCCTGTTGTTCAGCTTGTCTGACAGGCCGACCATATCAAGGGCTTCCTTTGCCCTTTCCATGGCAACATCATCTTCAACTTCCTGGACCTCAA is part of the Methanococcoides methylutens MM1 genome and harbors:
- a CDS encoding DMT family transporter, whose translation is MEDRTKGILYMLTVVAIWGFSFVATKVLLNYLDPATIGFTRFFIATVLLFAICRKREKYALDEVKYVAIAGFLGITCYYMFENVALTFTTATNSSLIGATVPVFFLFTIDALRRKFSKTTKYIGAFIAFVGVGLLILNGTFNLNLNPLGDFLMFGSVFSWIFYTLIIDRLGSRNMLIVSRDLTLSGTIFLLPFALYEAQDLRIDIFSQNDLLVVVAALIYLGLFCSALGFLFWNKAIHLAGSSTTTNGIYLLPLVTIIGDSIIIGNVPNIYVMIGTMLVLAGVYLSERNGNGRMKDQ
- a CDS encoding ABC transporter permease, giving the protein MKPAKILKISLNMVKGNKLRSWLTIIGVIIGIASVMTVVTTGEFFQDQVTKTLEGFGGDTITIVASTPFQVIDEEEVGAEPVEGQEYNEYLEDPDMDAQAKLTKKDVQTLERIPEVEYINVKVESSALLDMSGEETSVWISGVDPKVWEKMTTEKIAEGRMLKPGDRNVVVISDSLSNEAFKDKKIRLNQMIVLNERSYRVVGILAKGDGLLGGISSMFGSSVYMSCDDVYDLQAEDDAFAKEEGVYDSIEVMLYEGSDVNAVLDDMENKLKLSRRVDEDTKDFYISSQKEIMEGTNKLITALTAFLAFIAGISLLVGSVGIANTMFTSVLEKTKEIGIMKAIGARNEDILMIFLCNAALIGLVGGLLGILLGTAIVQFIVFLISMQLKIPFAFTLSLKATAMATIVSIGVGMVAGLMPAKNASKLNPVDALRYE
- a CDS encoding COG1361 S-layer family protein, which encodes MNSKKLSSIIVLFLFISIAFGQTAMALTNSDRGLIVDLLNQNPDPVKPGDILEIRFSVQNTRSSTTDNVVVELVPKYPFSKVSGQPIIENIGKLGKRYEDENSKVVKFELLVDNNVNAGQYPLEVLVYEQGNRDHASLKQEVMIDIDSESNAEIESISLEKLVPGKKTNLSFVIKNVGNSPLKNAMFSWESTSDLILPVGSSNVKYINFIDIGENATVEYQVLTNVNTKPGLYKLDMTLVYDDVEELQTITQAGTLENQKRKTIESKAGIYIGGTTDFDIVFVEQTQRGDYSFSVSNIGNNKASSVTISIPDQEGWNVNGGSNSVVLGSLQKGDYTIADFGITPDTYGEFLPLKFQIAYTSSDGEREVQDKELSVLASKPVLIQESAKSSGSKSWVVLAFAVACVAGFVFYKKKKL
- a CDS encoding ABC transporter ATP-binding protein, which translates into the protein MSEPLIAFRDVWKTYQMGEVQVNALQNVSVSIDRGEFAAIIGPSGSGKSTMMNLVGCLDVPSDGEIFLKSRNISEMTESDLSTLRGKTIGFVFQQYNLIPGMTALENVLLPLEVQEVEDDVAMERAKEALDMVGLSDKLNNRPNQLSGGQQQRVSIARSLACDPELILADEPTGALDSKTGREVMNILQRLWKEKGKTVVMVTHDMNLAQYAERHIVLKDGQIVRDEPNDNFSVDGSQTTFDYHNI